The proteins below come from a single Rhodococcus sp. WMMA185 genomic window:
- a CDS encoding bifunctional aminoglycoside phosphotransferase/ATP-binding protein, with protein sequence MQISDRSQRSSSPRVAGDLGVNGTETHTAYVFMVGDVVFKAKKPIRTAFVDFGTAEKRREACEREVALNQRLCPDVYLGVAQLIDPGGVEAEPLVKMRRMPADRRLALLVTKDSDSHPFLDTIAELVAHFHARAERSAEIDRDATADAITVRWGANVSEVSGYQCDVLSEVEIDEVDRRARRYLRGRKDLFDNRIRESRVVDGHGDLLADDIFCLPDGPRVLDCLDFDEHLRHVDGVDDAACLAMDLEYLGREDLASRFLDRYCLEAADQPPDSLRHHYIAYRAFVRAKVACLRYMQGSLAASEDARLHCRLALRHLRVGTVRLALVGGLPGTGKSTLARGLSERTGAVVISSDRVRKELAGLDASSRQVSEFGEGLYTGTMTDRTYAEMLRRAATHLAAGQSVILDASWTLSGFRQHADLVASRSHSDLVELRCTAPRDVAIGRIRNRPLGDSDATPAVYDAMSAQAAPWTSATEVDTAAAPEESLAAAERIWHSTSEWRKD encoded by the coding sequence ATGCAGATCTCCGACAGGTCGCAAAGGTCTTCGTCGCCGCGCGTCGCCGGCGATCTCGGCGTGAACGGAACCGAGACGCACACGGCCTATGTCTTTATGGTCGGTGATGTCGTCTTCAAGGCCAAGAAGCCGATCAGGACGGCGTTCGTCGACTTCGGTACCGCAGAGAAGCGGCGCGAGGCATGTGAGCGCGAAGTAGCTTTGAACCAGAGGCTGTGCCCCGATGTGTATCTCGGAGTGGCGCAGCTCATCGACCCCGGCGGGGTTGAGGCGGAGCCACTGGTCAAGATGCGCCGGATGCCGGCGGATCGCAGGTTGGCCCTGTTGGTCACGAAGGACAGCGACTCTCACCCGTTCCTGGATACAATCGCGGAGCTCGTCGCCCACTTCCATGCGCGAGCCGAGCGGAGTGCGGAGATCGACCGGGACGCAACGGCGGATGCGATCACCGTGCGGTGGGGGGCCAACGTTTCCGAGGTGTCGGGCTACCAATGTGATGTGCTGTCCGAGGTGGAGATCGACGAGGTCGACCGACGGGCCCGGAGATACCTGAGAGGGCGGAAGGATCTGTTCGACAACCGGATCCGGGAAAGCCGTGTCGTCGATGGGCATGGCGATCTTCTGGCGGACGACATCTTCTGTCTCCCGGACGGGCCGCGCGTTCTCGACTGTCTCGACTTCGACGAGCACCTGCGCCACGTCGACGGTGTCGACGACGCAGCATGCTTGGCCATGGATCTCGAGTACCTCGGGCGCGAAGACCTCGCGTCGCGGTTCCTCGATCGCTACTGCCTCGAGGCTGCTGACCAGCCACCCGATTCTCTGCGCCATCACTACATCGCGTACCGGGCGTTCGTGCGCGCGAAAGTGGCATGTCTGAGATACATGCAGGGTTCTCTTGCCGCCAGCGAAGACGCCCGGTTGCATTGCCGACTGGCCTTGCGACATCTGAGAGTCGGCACTGTTCGACTGGCTTTGGTCGGAGGGCTGCCCGGCACGGGAAAGTCGACGCTCGCGCGCGGATTGTCCGAACGTACCGGCGCGGTCGTCATATCCAGCGATCGCGTCCGTAAGGAACTCGCAGGACTCGATGCGAGTTCCCGTCAGGTTTCCGAATTCGGCGAGGGTTTGTACACCGGCACCATGACCGACCGCACCTATGCCGAGATGCTGCGGAGGGCGGCTACCCACCTCGCCGCCGGGCAGTCGGTCATCCTGGATGCATCGTGGACCCTGTCGGGTTTCCGACAGCATGCGGATCTCGTTGCTAGCCGAAGCCACAGTGATCTCGTCGAACTTCGGTGCACAGCGCCACGCGATGTCGCTATCGGGAGGATACGGAATCGACCACTCGGCGACTCGGACGCGACACCCGCGGTGTACGACGCCATGTCCGCGCAGGCTGCCCCTTGGACATCGGCCACAGAGGTCGACACCGCCGCGGCCCCCGAGGAAAGCCTCGCGGCGGCCGAGCGGATATGGCATTCGACATCGGAGTGGCGAAAGGACTAG
- a CDS encoding 1-phosphofructokinase family hexose kinase — MPGIVTVTMNPALDITTSTSMVVPTSKVRCGEPRRDPGGGGLNVARVLRVLGASATAVFPSGGHIGRAIEDLVATEGVAMRSLTIRGSTRESLTINETETGLQYRFVLPGPRMTSMEQAAFLDLVTEAASEASYVVVSGSLPPGVPDDFYQHVADVVGELGARVVVDTSGPALRQLRGGVFLVKPSIRELREWTGRKLQVVDDQVAGARELIVRGVCAVVVLSLGAEGALLVTRHQEEYFPSIDVPVVSGVGAGDSMVAGMVYGLAHRWSLSDSVRYGVSAGAAMLQTPGTALCRLEDVKRFYSELTDGSAPTRSSGSSAPAVRRADR; from the coding sequence ATGCCCGGCATCGTGACCGTGACGATGAATCCCGCGCTTGATATCACCACGAGCACGAGCATGGTCGTACCGACCAGCAAGGTGCGGTGCGGAGAACCGCGTCGCGACCCCGGCGGTGGCGGTCTCAACGTCGCCCGGGTGCTCCGAGTCCTCGGAGCATCGGCTACGGCGGTGTTTCCGTCCGGTGGCCACATCGGCCGTGCCATAGAGGATCTGGTGGCCACCGAGGGTGTCGCGATGCGCAGTCTGACGATCCGGGGGTCCACACGGGAGAGTCTTACGATCAACGAGACCGAGACGGGTCTGCAATACCGGTTCGTCCTGCCTGGGCCCAGGATGACATCGATGGAGCAGGCAGCCTTTCTCGACCTGGTCACGGAGGCCGCGTCCGAGGCCTCCTACGTGGTCGTGAGCGGGAGTCTTCCGCCGGGTGTGCCTGACGACTTCTATCAGCATGTGGCGGATGTCGTCGGCGAACTGGGTGCGCGTGTGGTGGTGGATACTTCCGGCCCGGCGCTGCGACAACTTCGGGGTGGTGTGTTTCTCGTCAAACCCAGCATTCGTGAACTGCGGGAGTGGACTGGGCGGAAGTTGCAGGTGGTCGACGACCAGGTGGCCGGGGCGCGAGAGCTCATCGTCCGCGGAGTATGCGCTGTGGTCGTACTCTCTCTGGGTGCCGAGGGGGCTCTCTTGGTCACTCGGCACCAAGAGGAGTACTTCCCGTCGATCGACGTCCCCGTGGTCAGTGGTGTGGGCGCAGGAGACAGTATGGTCGCGGGGATGGTCTACGGTCTGGCTCACCGCTGGTCGCTGAGCGACTCCGTCCGATACGGGGTTTCGGCGGGCGCAGCCATGCTGCAGACACCGGGTACCGCGCTGTGCCGACTGGAGGACGTCAAGCGCTTCTATAGCGAGCTCACCGACGGATCGGCCCCGACTCGCTCATCGGGCTCCTCCGCGCCTGCCGTTCGCCGTGCTGATCGGTGA
- a CDS encoding universal stress protein: protein MTARRPILVGTDGSPSSVQAVAWAAYEAALRSCPLSVITTNFVPGNYGVPIGMPASFFEDEERDAKNRLEAAAQLAAESAPGHTLDIQTTLCTGTPAGELLERSKSASMVVVGANRRGIIERGFLGSVSAAVGTHAQCPVAIIRANPETEITRTEGPVVVGVDGSAHSEAAISMAFEEAALRRCELVAVHAWSDVKLPRGSDSDGESKVQQVVTQETAVLSASLAGRAESFPDVKVRTKVVRDDPVQNLREQADSARLLVVGSRGRGGFASMLLGSTSRALMHSVRCPLLIVR from the coding sequence ATGACCGCTCGTCGCCCGATTCTCGTGGGAACAGACGGTTCCCCATCGTCGGTTCAGGCAGTCGCTTGGGCTGCGTACGAAGCTGCGCTGCGGAGTTGTCCCTTATCGGTGATCACGACCAACTTCGTTCCTGGTAACTACGGTGTCCCCATCGGTATGCCGGCGAGCTTCTTCGAAGACGAAGAACGCGACGCGAAGAACCGCCTCGAGGCTGCGGCCCAGCTCGCGGCTGAAAGCGCACCCGGACACACCTTGGACATTCAGACCACTCTCTGCACAGGCACCCCGGCCGGTGAACTCCTCGAACGATCGAAATCCGCATCGATGGTGGTCGTCGGTGCGAACAGGCGTGGGATCATCGAGCGAGGGTTCCTCGGGTCGGTCAGTGCCGCAGTGGGCACCCACGCGCAGTGTCCGGTAGCAATCATTCGCGCCAATCCCGAAACCGAGATCACCCGTACTGAGGGCCCGGTTGTCGTCGGGGTGGATGGATCAGCTCACAGTGAAGCCGCCATTTCGATGGCCTTCGAGGAGGCTGCGCTGCGGCGGTGTGAACTGGTCGCAGTTCACGCATGGTCCGACGTCAAGCTCCCCAGGGGAAGCGATAGCGATGGCGAGTCCAAGGTGCAGCAGGTTGTCACCCAGGAAACTGCCGTGTTGTCGGCCAGCCTCGCCGGCCGTGCCGAGAGCTTTCCGGACGTGAAGGTTCGGACGAAGGTCGTGAGGGACGACCCGGTGCAAAACCTGCGTGAGCAAGCCGATAGTGCCCGACTGCTCGTGGTGGGTAGTCGCGGACGTGGAGGGTTCGCCAGCATGCTGCTGGGATCCACGAGTCGGGCTCTGATGCACTCGGTCCGCTGTCCACTCCTCATCGTTCGGTAG
- a CDS encoding universal stress protein produces MNAAARRPPIVVGVDGSEEATRAMVWAAAIADRKSVTLQLAHSLPTSWYHYSEAAPLFQAEFNEDAERTAHEILDRAALAVKSEFPEVTVLSSTHPGPAGMALTGLSRQAFMVVVGATGAGAAESRGIGSTVMRVVNHAQCPVTVFSSDAPSPVPDHRPVVVGVDGSELSSLAISAAVEFATTFDVPILAVHGWGPGHTSRHHTPSTTGNSAVVEDEQSVLMAESLAGWKETYPDLRVTTIIERSNPAELIRQYSHDAQLVVVGSHGHGRLVGALLGSTSQNLLHHLTRPLMICRRAS; encoded by the coding sequence ATGAATGCTGCCGCTCGACGCCCGCCAATCGTCGTCGGTGTCGACGGTTCAGAAGAAGCGACACGAGCGATGGTGTGGGCGGCTGCGATCGCAGATCGGAAGTCTGTGACGCTGCAGCTGGCCCACAGCCTGCCCACCTCGTGGTACCACTACAGCGAGGCCGCACCGCTCTTTCAAGCCGAATTCAACGAAGACGCCGAGCGAACCGCCCACGAGATCCTGGATCGGGCCGCACTGGCCGTGAAGAGCGAGTTTCCCGAAGTCACCGTGCTCAGCAGTACCCATCCGGGGCCCGCCGGCATGGCCCTCACGGGATTGAGTCGGCAAGCATTCATGGTGGTGGTCGGAGCCACCGGTGCGGGGGCAGCGGAATCCCGTGGCATCGGTTCCACGGTCATGCGAGTGGTCAACCATGCACAGTGTCCCGTCACCGTGTTCAGTTCGGACGCCCCTTCTCCGGTACCCGACCATCGTCCCGTCGTTGTCGGGGTCGATGGAAGTGAGCTGAGCTCACTGGCGATTTCCGCAGCGGTGGAGTTCGCGACGACCTTCGATGTCCCAATCCTCGCCGTCCACGGCTGGGGTCCCGGGCATACGTCGCGACATCACACCCCCTCGACAACGGGAAACTCGGCCGTCGTCGAGGACGAGCAATCCGTGCTGATGGCGGAGAGCCTCGCCGGCTGGAAGGAGACGTACCCGGATCTACGAGTAACAACCATCATCGAACGATCCAACCCAGCCGAACTGATCCGCCAATACTCCCACGACGCGCAACTCGTCGTCGTCGGTAGCCACGGCCACGGTCGACTCGTCGGAGCTCTCCTGGGATCGACGAGCCAGAACCTTCTCCATCACCTCACACGCCCACTGATGATCTGCCGCCGGGCGAGTTAG
- a CDS encoding GAF domain-containing sensor histidine kinase, whose amino-acid sequence MRCVSGEPDGRDEPPLLGRLSELRLRELLAEVRDRIEQIVDAREHVDGLLEAMLSVTSGLDLDSTLRTIVHAAIELTDARYGALGVLGPGEGLSQFVYEGIDEKTREQIGDLPRGRGVLGFLITNPKPLRLSDISQHPASVGFPAHHPPMTTFLGVPVQIRDEVFGNLYLTEKADGSQFTEDDEVILRALAAAAGIAIENARMFEESRTRQSWLEATREITTELLAGSDMAEVLQVIADDVLSLAGADSAILAVPDDPDTPSDDVTELVVAASSGAVSGRYIGLRIPLQRSTCGEAFRERTPLRVPELAFEAASDAETRGPAMVLPLRAAQSVTGVLLALRNADSAPFTDEQLAVMSGFADQAAIALQLADSQRRMHELEVLSDRDRIARDLHDHVIQRLFAVGLSLLSTLQRAKSPDIKARLGQSVDDLHDIVRDIRTAIFDLHGGSDGTTRFRQRLQEIITEITADSGLRTTVHTSGPLSVVDSTLAEHAEAVLCEALSNVVHHAAAETVTISISVYDDLVIEVSDDGVGFSEDVATSGLENMATRAREVNGRFTIDTTLGGGTTLRWSAPLSRPGR is encoded by the coding sequence ATGCGTTGTGTGAGCGGTGAACCGGATGGGCGGGACGAACCCCCTCTCCTCGGCAGGCTCTCCGAGCTTCGGCTCCGCGAACTTCTGGCCGAGGTGCGCGATCGAATCGAGCAAATCGTCGATGCTCGGGAGCACGTCGACGGACTGCTCGAGGCGATGCTGTCTGTGACATCGGGACTCGACCTCGACAGCACGCTTCGCACGATCGTCCATGCGGCGATCGAGCTGACGGATGCCCGGTACGGCGCTTTGGGCGTGCTCGGCCCGGGTGAAGGACTGAGCCAGTTCGTCTACGAGGGGATAGACGAGAAGACACGCGAACAGATCGGCGACCTTCCGCGTGGGCGCGGTGTCCTCGGTTTCCTCATCACCAATCCGAAGCCGTTGCGGTTGAGTGACATCTCCCAGCACCCTGCTTCTGTGGGTTTTCCTGCCCACCATCCGCCGATGACGACCTTTCTAGGTGTCCCCGTTCAGATTCGGGACGAAGTATTCGGGAATCTCTACCTCACCGAGAAGGCCGACGGGTCACAGTTCACCGAAGACGACGAGGTCATTCTCCGTGCTCTCGCGGCTGCCGCTGGAATCGCGATAGAGAATGCCCGGATGTTCGAGGAGTCGCGGACCAGACAGTCCTGGCTCGAGGCGACACGCGAGATCACGACCGAACTTCTCGCGGGGAGCGACATGGCAGAGGTGCTTCAGGTGATCGCGGACGATGTGCTCTCCCTCGCAGGGGCGGACAGCGCCATTCTCGCCGTTCCGGATGATCCCGACACGCCGTCGGACGACGTCACCGAACTCGTTGTCGCGGCGTCCTCCGGGGCGGTGTCCGGTCGCTATATCGGCCTGCGGATCCCGCTTCAGCGGTCGACCTGCGGCGAGGCATTTCGCGAACGAACACCGCTCCGCGTCCCCGAACTCGCGTTCGAAGCTGCGTCCGATGCTGAAACCCGAGGCCCGGCGATGGTACTGCCTCTGCGAGCAGCGCAATCGGTAACCGGTGTGCTGTTGGCACTCCGCAACGCAGACTCCGCGCCGTTCACCGACGAGCAGTTGGCGGTGATGTCGGGATTTGCGGATCAAGCGGCCATCGCGCTACAACTTGCCGACAGTCAACGCCGGATGCACGAACTGGAGGTGCTGTCCGATCGCGACCGCATCGCGAGAGACCTACACGATCATGTCATCCAGCGACTCTTCGCGGTCGGGTTGTCGCTTCTGAGCACCCTGCAACGGGCGAAGTCTCCCGACATCAAGGCGCGGCTCGGACAATCGGTCGACGATCTCCACGACATCGTGCGCGACATCCGTACCGCTATCTTCGATCTGCACGGAGGTTCGGACGGCACGACCCGGTTCAGGCAGCGACTTCAAGAGATCATCACCGAGATCACCGCCGATTCGGGACTTCGAACAACCGTGCACACCTCGGGGCCGTTGTCCGTCGTCGACTCCACGCTCGCCGAACATGCCGAGGCTGTCCTCTGCGAGGCGCTGAGCAACGTGGTTCATCACGCGGCCGCCGAGACCGTCACGATCAGTATCTCCGTCTACGACGATCTCGTCATCGAAGTCTCCGACGACGGCGTCGGGTTCTCGGAGGATGTTGCCACCAGCGGATTGGAAAATATGGCGACCCGGGCGCGTGAGGTCAACGGACGCTTCACCATCGATACCACCCTGGGGGGTGGCACCACACTCCGTTGGTCGGCGCCACTGTCCCGACCCGGGCGCTGA
- a CDS encoding response regulator produces MITVFLVDDHEVVRRGIADLLGADPDLTVIGEAASYSQAMARVPALKPDVAILDVRLPDGNGIELCRELQSTVPDLRCLIMTSFMDDQAMLDAILAGASGYVVKDIRGMELAEAVHDVGAGKSLLDSRAADALRAKIRADSSEREGMFGHLTNQERTLLALLGEGLTNRQIAARMFLAEKTVKNYVSRLLTKLGVERRTQAAVLATKMPSRPTDT; encoded by the coding sequence ATGATCACGGTATTTCTAGTGGACGACCACGAAGTCGTCCGCCGCGGGATCGCGGACCTCTTGGGGGCCGATCCCGATCTGACGGTCATTGGCGAAGCCGCCTCTTATTCCCAGGCGATGGCACGGGTGCCCGCATTGAAACCGGACGTCGCAATCCTCGATGTCCGCCTGCCCGACGGGAACGGAATCGAGTTGTGCCGCGAATTGCAATCGACAGTACCCGACTTACGTTGCCTCATAATGACATCGTTCATGGACGACCAGGCTATGCTCGACGCGATCCTCGCCGGCGCAAGCGGATACGTGGTCAAGGACATTCGGGGCATGGAACTGGCGGAGGCGGTCCACGACGTCGGCGCGGGCAAGTCCCTTCTCGACAGTCGCGCCGCCGATGCATTGAGAGCGAAGATTCGAGCGGACTCGAGCGAGCGGGAGGGCATGTTCGGTCACCTGACAAATCAGGAGAGAACGTTGCTCGCCCTACTCGGCGAAGGGCTGACCAACCGCCAGATCGCCGCCCGGATGTTCCTCGCGGAGAAGACAGTGAAGAATTACGTTTCGCGTCTGCTGACCAAGCTGGGAGTCGAACGAAGGACTCAGGCGGCGGTACTCGCTACGAAGATGCCGTCCAGACCAACCGACACCTGA
- a CDS encoding Rv1733c family protein codes for MNTAQTPTVRWWRLAPWNRNPLMRASDRLDFVAAAVMIIALLMMVPIAAAFGTATYAGLNEQSQAQLRAGHTESATLIDDPRPSVVESATSRFPEVLDRATAQWSARDGTLRTAVVQTRPGAQRGDTVDVWVDMNGNMTDEPRPTAENAAIAVGSAVSVWVGAAVVFVLLFFGLRWMSTRSRMRQWDREWNDFGRTPEWPVG; via the coding sequence ATGAACACAGCCCAGACACCGACAGTGCGCTGGTGGCGATTGGCGCCGTGGAATCGAAATCCACTCATGCGTGCCAGCGATCGACTCGATTTCGTCGCCGCGGCGGTAATGATCATCGCACTCCTGATGATGGTCCCGATCGCAGCGGCGTTCGGAACCGCGACGTACGCGGGCCTGAACGAACAATCCCAAGCCCAACTCAGGGCCGGACACACCGAATCCGCCACACTCATCGACGACCCCCGGCCGTCGGTGGTCGAGAGCGCTACCAGCCGCTTTCCGGAAGTACTGGACCGCGCGACGGCGCAGTGGTCCGCCCGGGACGGCACACTGCGCACCGCCGTAGTGCAAACCAGGCCCGGCGCGCAGCGCGGCGACACCGTCGATGTATGGGTCGACATGAACGGCAACATGACCGACGAGCCCAGGCCGACCGCCGAGAACGCGGCGATTGCCGTGGGTTCGGCAGTGTCGGTCTGGGTGGGCGCGGCGGTGGTCTTCGTCCTGCTGTTCTTCGGGCTTCGCTGGATGAGTACACGAAGCCGGATGCGGCAGTGGGATCGAGAGTGGAACGATTTCGGCCGGACACCAGAATGGCCGGTCGGCTGA
- a CDS encoding wax ester/triacylglycerol synthase domain-containing protein yields the protein MNTSTRYMTQPDFMSWRMEEDPILRSTIVAVALLDCSPDQTRFVDMMRRAVDLVPIFRRRVVTDPIGTVPPWWADDQDFDLSWHLRRFTVPEPRSWDVVLDFARTAQMAAFDKSRPLWEFTVLDGLDDNRSALVMKVHHSLTDGVGGMQITREIVDLTREGTPRKDATEHGANPENRDFSSSGPPSRLAWYRDIVGDLARTTPTTLVRSGGRFLRAPRSAIRDTVAVAGSAMRFTRPIVSTLSPVMTNRSTRRRCAVLDVPVEALAQAAAAADGTINDAFLAAVLLGMAHYHRFHGAEVPNLRMTLPISLRTETDPVGGNRITLARMVLPTDAGGPAELIRRVHTTVETWRNEPAVPLSPMIAGVLNLLPASILGNMLEHVDLVASDVVGSPVPLFVAGAKILRYYAFSPTLGSALNVTLMSYTTQGCVGINADADAVPDLASLTASVAEGFREVLELSAETTEKTVVVAS from the coding sequence ATGAACACAAGTACTCGATATATGACGCAGCCGGATTTCATGTCGTGGCGGATGGAGGAGGATCCGATCCTCCGCTCGACCATCGTCGCTGTCGCGTTGCTCGATTGCAGCCCCGATCAGACCCGTTTCGTCGATATGATGCGCAGAGCGGTCGACCTGGTCCCGATCTTCCGACGGAGAGTGGTCACGGACCCCATAGGCACAGTGCCACCATGGTGGGCCGACGATCAGGATTTCGACCTCAGCTGGCACCTCCGCAGATTCACCGTTCCTGAACCCAGGTCATGGGACGTGGTACTCGATTTCGCCCGGACAGCCCAAATGGCCGCGTTCGACAAGAGCCGCCCGCTCTGGGAATTCACGGTTCTGGACGGGCTCGATGACAACCGATCCGCCCTCGTGATGAAAGTGCACCACTCCCTTACCGATGGCGTCGGCGGAATGCAGATCACACGGGAGATCGTCGATCTCACCCGAGAAGGAACTCCACGGAAAGACGCAACGGAGCATGGGGCGAACCCCGAGAATCGCGACTTCAGTTCATCGGGTCCGCCGAGCCGCTTGGCCTGGTATCGGGATATCGTCGGCGATCTGGCGCGTACGACGCCGACGACACTGGTTCGGAGCGGTGGTCGCTTTTTGCGGGCTCCGAGAAGTGCCATCCGTGACACGGTCGCCGTGGCCGGTTCCGCGATGCGTTTCACACGGCCAATCGTCTCCACGCTGTCACCGGTAATGACCAACCGCAGCACACGTCGTCGCTGTGCAGTGCTCGACGTCCCGGTCGAGGCGCTTGCGCAAGCGGCCGCGGCCGCTGACGGCACGATCAACGACGCGTTTCTCGCAGCCGTCCTGCTGGGGATGGCCCACTATCACCGATTTCACGGCGCAGAGGTCCCGAATTTGCGGATGACCTTGCCGATCAGCCTCCGCACCGAGACCGACCCGGTGGGCGGCAACCGCATCACCCTGGCCCGCATGGTCCTGCCGACGGATGCCGGCGGCCCGGCCGAACTCATACGTCGCGTGCATACCACGGTCGAGACCTGGCGCAACGAGCCCGCGGTCCCGCTGTCACCGATGATTGCCGGCGTCCTGAATCTGCTTCCCGCCTCGATCCTCGGAAACATGCTCGAACACGTCGACCTCGTCGCCTCCGACGTCGTCGGATCTCCCGTACCGCTGTTCGTCGCCGGGGCGAAGATTCTCCGGTACTACGCCTTCAGTCCCACGCTGGGATCGGCGCTCAACGTCACATTGATGTCCTACACAACGCAAGGCTGTGTGGGAATCAATGCCGATGCCGACGCCGTCCCCGACCTCGCTTCCCTGACCGCCTCGGTGGCGGAAGGGTTCCGCGAGGTCCTCGAGTTGAGCGCCGAGACAACCGAAAAAACAGTAGTCGTGGCGTCGTGA
- a CDS encoding WS/DGAT/MGAT family O-acyltransferase, which produces MADDNLTPLDAGFLEAEDSDPHASLTIGAIAIIAGPPPNQIEFLESVAQRLSMLPHARQRVRTLPLDLGSPTWEDDPLFDIGHHIRRVALPHPGEADALFGFVGRVMGHRLDRDRPLWECWVIEGLANDRWAVLAKMHHCMADGIAGARLFEALCDEATSDSVDTGAPHAEQESRGRLSRTRAVLSSPSEQLDLVAAAFEVPRRVAVKGLDTARGFARLVSEIFTPASPTSLIGPIGKQRRYRAARISMSETREICDAYGVTVNDVALAAITSGFRHILLKRGERPRPHTVRTLVPVSVRPARGGGTTHNEMSLMLPYLPVDVADNVQQLMTVHRRLATHKAGKESEGGHAFTTLAQYGPFMAIAWAVRLATRLPQHSVVTIATNVPGPKRILHVMGREILEINPCVPIALRLRIGIAILSYRDNVSFGITGDFDTTPDITDFADAIERAAANLLSAARRVETEAALRAQQGKPAS; this is translated from the coding sequence ATGGCCGACGACAACTTGACCCCGCTGGATGCAGGCTTCCTCGAAGCGGAGGATTCCGACCCGCACGCGAGTCTGACGATCGGGGCGATCGCAATCATCGCTGGTCCGCCTCCGAACCAGATCGAGTTCCTCGAATCTGTCGCGCAGCGTCTGTCGATGCTGCCGCACGCGCGACAGCGAGTGCGCACCCTACCCCTTGATCTCGGCTCGCCGACCTGGGAGGACGATCCCCTGTTCGACATCGGTCACCACATCCGCCGGGTAGCGCTGCCACATCCTGGCGAGGCCGACGCGCTGTTCGGTTTCGTGGGACGGGTGATGGGGCATCGCCTCGACCGTGACCGCCCACTATGGGAGTGCTGGGTGATCGAAGGTCTCGCCAACGACAGATGGGCAGTCCTGGCGAAGATGCATCACTGTATGGCAGACGGTATCGCCGGCGCACGACTCTTCGAAGCCCTCTGCGACGAGGCGACTAGCGACAGCGTAGACACCGGGGCGCCGCACGCCGAACAAGAGTCCCGCGGACGTCTCTCACGCACTCGCGCCGTGTTGTCCTCGCCCTCAGAACAATTGGATTTGGTCGCCGCCGCGTTCGAGGTGCCGCGCCGCGTCGCAGTCAAGGGGCTGGACACCGCCCGAGGATTCGCCCGATTGGTTTCCGAGATATTCACGCCGGCGAGTCCGACGTCCCTGATCGGTCCGATCGGAAAGCAGCGCCGGTACCGTGCCGCACGCATAAGCATGTCCGAGACCCGCGAGATCTGCGATGCGTACGGCGTCACCGTAAATGACGTGGCACTCGCTGCTATCACCAGCGGATTTCGCCACATTCTGTTGAAGCGCGGCGAACGGCCGAGACCTCACACCGTCCGGACCCTGGTCCCCGTGTCGGTGCGCCCGGCACGCGGGGGCGGCACGACCCACAACGAGATGTCGCTCATGCTGCCCTATCTACCCGTCGATGTCGCCGACAACGTCCAGCAACTCATGACGGTGCATCGCCGTCTCGCAACTCACAAGGCGGGCAAGGAATCCGAGGGTGGGCACGCATTCACGACGCTTGCGCAATACGGCCCCTTCATGGCGATTGCCTGGGCCGTCCGTCTCGCCACCCGGCTGCCGCAGCACAGTGTGGTGACCATCGCTACCAACGTTCCCGGACCGAAGCGCATCCTTCATGTCATGGGACGCGAGATTCTCGAGATCAATCCCTGCGTGCCGATCGCGCTACGGCTCCGTATCGGTATCGCAATTCTGAGCTACCGTGACAACGTGAGCTTCGGCATCACAGGGGATTTCGACACGACACCGGACATCACCGATTTCGCAGACGCGATCGAACGTGCCGCCGCGAACCTCCTCTCCGCCGCGCGTCGCGTCGAGACCGAAGCCGCGTTGCGGGCCCAGCAGGGTAAGCCCGCGTCATAG
- a CDS encoding Hsp20/alpha crystallin family protein, whose protein sequence is MSTLSPRRPHQSWFSNLPALPDWPDLLPRFEATPPWMSLGRHMIHVEEQIADGRYTLRAELPGVDPAKDIDVSVRDGQLTIKAERTEESQDARSEFRYGSFYRSVPLPAGATDDEIEASYEGGILTVSMPVSESQTAEKHIEIQQAPATEADERTDADRDE, encoded by the coding sequence ATGAGCACTCTTTCGCCCCGCCGCCCGCACCAGTCCTGGTTCTCGAACCTGCCGGCTCTGCCCGACTGGCCGGACCTGCTGCCCCGATTCGAGGCGACACCTCCGTGGATGTCACTCGGGCGTCACATGATTCACGTCGAGGAACAAATCGCTGACGGGCGCTACACACTGCGCGCCGAACTACCCGGCGTGGACCCTGCCAAAGACATCGACGTCAGCGTCCGCGACGGACAACTGACCATCAAGGCCGAACGCACAGAAGAGAGCCAGGATGCTCGGTCGGAATTTCGATACGGAAGCTTCTACCGTTCGGTCCCGCTGCCGGCAGGCGCGACGGACGATGAGATCGAGGCCAGCTATGAGGGTGGAATTCTGACGGTGTCGATGCCTGTCTCCGAATCTCAGACAGCGGAAAAGCACATCGAGATCCAACAAGCCCCCGCGACGGAAGCGGATGAAAGGACCGATGCAGATCGGGACGAGTAA